In the genome of Cryptomeria japonica chromosome 8, Sugi_1.0, whole genome shotgun sequence, one region contains:
- the LOC131041746 gene encoding CASP-like protein 1U1, translating to MASHIKPGSLETTNGYTHDERVERNSEGSSGGGCFAMEFVLRLLAVAATLSAAVVMSKAKQTEMVPAVVNSVPVTVNGRPVLVPVPAKYNYSPAFIYFVVANSVACVYTALSILATFAKRKKSSFLSTFLLAVTDISMVALISSAASAAMAYAYIGLKGNSHTGWHKICNVYDKFCRYVGAALGVSFVGLNAFSLLTLIQLYTLYKHTKGRR from the exons ATGGCGTCTCATATCAAGCCTGGGTCTTTGGAGACTACAAATGGTTATACTCATGATGAGAGGGTGGAGAGGAATTCTGAGGGTTCTTCTGGTGGTGGGTGTTTTGCAATGGAGTTTGTGTTGAGGTTACTTGCAGTCGCTGCAACTCTTTCTGCAGCAGTTGTCATGTCGAAAGCTAAACAGACTGAAATGGTGCCTGCTGTTGTGAATTCTGTTCCAGTTACTGTAAATGGACGTCCTGTCCTTGTTCCAGTGCCTGCTAAATACAACTATTCCCCTGCTTTCAT TTATTTTGTTGTAGCGAATTCAGTAGCTTGTGTATACACAGCGCTCTCCATACTTGCCACTTTCGCCAAGCGCAAGAAGTCCTCCTTTCTCAGCACTTTTCTTCTCGCTGTGACTGATATA TCGATGGTAGCACTGATATCTTCAGCAGCCTCTGCAGCTATGGCTTATGCTTATATTGGGTTGAAGGGCAATTCTCACACAGGGTGGCATAAAATCTGCAATGTCTATGATAAGTTCTGTCGTTATGTGGGTGCAGCGCTGGGAGTTTCCTTCGTTGGATTGAATGCGTTCTCGTTACTCACTCTCATACAGTTGTACACTCTCTACAAACACACCAAAGGCCGGCGATAA